One part of the Tindallia californiensis genome encodes these proteins:
- a CDS encoding ABC transporter ATP-binding protein: protein MRECRSLKPISTEKRNFIQKLYDILTPKERLHAVFLFFLSLVTAFAQAFGVFSVFPFINVVMDPAVIHSNEWLLWAYEKGNFADENAFMMFLGIVVFIAIFFSSIISALTIWAKMRYVMRRNHDISRRLLTTYLSRSYAFFLQKNTSELAQTILAEVKQLTDQYLIGLFEIVINTMIFISIIVMLLWVDTLVTLGAVVFLGGTYVLLNMFIRDGLKKKGAGRVESNQGRYKIASEALDSIKTTKVMGVENYFIREYSKYSKKYAQYNTYYKVAGKIPHYLIESIAFGGIVFFIVFQLGRGNDVITLIPLISLFALAGKRILPALQKLYGGVVQVHFNQAILDKLHLDLVVAEEQTDELEGENKEAISFTRKIRFQDVLFTYEGASEKVLKGINLEIEKNAMIGFVGTTGSGKTTLIDLLMGLMTPDSGQITIDGTPLSKSTVKSWQKRIGYVPQDIYLSDDTICNNIAFGVKKDDIDEERVRRAAQLAAIHTFIESELPEQYSTEIGERGVRLSGGQRQRIGLARALYRNPDVLVLDEATSALDGATEEAVLKDIGKEAGSRTVIMIAHRLTTLINCDQIFVLEGGELIGQGTYEELMQSNERFRQMARMEK, encoded by the coding sequence ATGAGGGAGTGCAGGAGTCTGAAACCGATAAGTACAGAAAAAAGAAATTTCATACAAAAATTATATGATATCCTGACACCGAAAGAGCGTCTGCATGCTGTTTTTTTGTTTTTTCTCAGTCTTGTAACAGCCTTTGCTCAAGCTTTTGGCGTTTTTTCCGTGTTTCCCTTTATCAATGTGGTCATGGACCCTGCGGTGATTCACAGCAATGAATGGTTGCTGTGGGCTTATGAAAAAGGAAACTTTGCAGACGAAAATGCTTTCATGATGTTTTTGGGTATCGTGGTGTTTATCGCCATTTTTTTTTCCAGTATTATTTCTGCGTTAACCATATGGGCGAAAATGCGGTACGTCATGAGACGAAATCATGATATATCTCGCAGGCTTCTGACAACGTACCTTTCAAGATCCTATGCCTTTTTTCTGCAGAAGAACACCAGTGAATTGGCCCAAACCATTCTGGCGGAGGTAAAACAACTGACAGATCAATACTTGATAGGGCTTTTTGAGATTGTCATTAATACGATGATTTTCATATCCATTATCGTGATGCTCTTATGGGTTGATACGTTGGTAACGCTTGGAGCTGTGGTTTTTCTGGGAGGCACCTATGTACTGCTGAATATGTTTATCAGAGATGGGTTAAAGAAGAAGGGTGCAGGAAGAGTCGAGTCAAATCAGGGTCGTTATAAGATTGCCAGTGAAGCCCTGGACAGTATTAAGACGACAAAAGTAATGGGTGTGGAAAACTATTTTATACGTGAATACAGCAAGTACTCGAAAAAATATGCACAATACAATACATATTACAAAGTAGCTGGAAAAATACCTCACTACCTGATAGAAAGCATTGCTTTTGGAGGAATTGTATTTTTCATTGTTTTTCAGCTTGGGAGAGGCAATGATGTGATCACTCTGATACCACTGATTAGTTTGTTTGCATTGGCAGGTAAGCGGATATTACCAGCCCTTCAAAAATTATATGGAGGGGTGGTGCAGGTTCATTTTAACCAGGCTATTTTGGATAAACTTCATCTGGATTTGGTAGTGGCGGAGGAACAGACAGATGAACTTGAAGGAGAGAATAAGGAAGCGATTTCCTTTACGAGGAAGATTCGATTCCAAGATGTCTTGTTTACCTATGAAGGGGCATCGGAAAAGGTGTTAAAGGGAATTAATCTGGAAATAGAAAAAAACGCTATGATCGGCTTTGTCGGAACCACCGGATCAGGGAAAACAACATTAATCGACTTATTAATGGGGCTTATGACACCGGATTCGGGTCAGATAACCATTGATGGAACGCCGCTTAGTAAAAGCACAGTAAAAAGCTGGCAGAAGAGGATTGGATACGTTCCACAGGATATTTATTTAAGCGATGATACTATCTGCAATAATATTGCTTTCGGCGTTAAGAAGGATGATATTGATGAGGAACGCGTCAGGCGAGCTGCACAGCTGGCGGCCATCCATACCTTTATCGAAAGTGAGCTTCCGGAACAGTATAGCACTGAAATTGGTGAACGGGGAGTCCGACTGAGTGGTGGCCAGCGGCAACGCATTGGCTTAGCCCGGGCGTTGTATCGAAACCCAGATGTGTTGGTACTGGATGAAGCCACCAGTGCGCTGGATGGTGCCACAGAAGAAGCGGTTTTAAAGGATATTGGGAAAGAAGCCGGTAGTAGAACGGTGATCATGATTGCCCATCGGCTAACGACTTTAATAAACTGCGATCAGATCTTTGTCCTTGAGGGTGGGGAACTGATTGGCCAGGGAACTTATGAAGAGCTGATGCAATCCAATGAACGGTTCCGGCAGATGGCCAGGATGGAAAAGTGA
- a CDS encoding sugar transferase: protein MLGIKSFGNYKKLAVMLANILLVHTGYLMAFFLRYGYPFPEYNFSSYRIMVPYISVGVVLLFSIYGLMNVTRKGRLELIQSVGVSVVILNILTMAGTFFMRTFSFPRSIFAIAVVLQLMVLSVFYMMLLEIQRKRHGAKHISVIGKGQNTEEIAGKIMQKYREWFSEMVICQEESISVMSDVVKMSDWVFVCPGVPTAQKHRLMQLCIQYRKELQLVPDFYEIMNVGASVSQMDDVPVIHIDTMQLSVEQRMIKRFLDIMASGIALVVLLPLLAFIGICIKVTSPGPVLYSQIRVTRDGRRFPLYKFRSMVLDAEKDTGPVLAAEDDQRITSCGKWIRAWRLDELPQLFNVLKGDMSLVGPRPERPLFVDKFEQKMPHYRYRKTVKAGITGLAQVRGNYSTTVEDKLRLDLLYIRNYSFWLDSMIMLQTLPVIMNMDRAKGVSGKQDLQKVATEYGFVVTEKEPMIRIRKSR, encoded by the coding sequence TTGCTTGGAATAAAAAGTTTTGGGAACTATAAAAAGCTGGCGGTAATGCTGGCTAATATATTGCTAGTACATACTGGATATCTAATGGCCTTTTTCTTACGCTATGGGTATCCTTTTCCGGAATACAATTTTTCATCTTACAGAATCATGGTGCCCTATATTTCTGTGGGTGTGGTTTTGCTCTTTAGCATTTATGGACTGATGAATGTAACCAGAAAAGGGCGGTTGGAACTTATTCAATCGGTAGGGGTTTCGGTAGTGATTTTAAATATCCTTACCATGGCGGGTACTTTTTTTATGAGGACCTTTAGTTTTCCACGCAGTATCTTTGCCATAGCCGTTGTATTACAGTTAATGGTGCTTAGTGTTTTTTATATGATGCTATTGGAAATTCAGCGCAAAAGGCATGGAGCCAAGCATATTTCTGTGATTGGGAAGGGTCAGAATACGGAAGAGATTGCTGGAAAGATCATGCAGAAGTATAGGGAATGGTTTTCGGAAATGGTAATTTGTCAGGAAGAAAGCATTTCTGTTATGAGCGATGTAGTAAAAATGTCGGACTGGGTTTTTGTATGCCCAGGGGTACCGACGGCTCAAAAACATCGTTTGATGCAACTGTGTATTCAATATCGAAAAGAACTGCAGCTGGTGCCAGACTTTTATGAAATCATGAATGTGGGTGCTTCGGTTAGTCAGATGGATGATGTGCCAGTCATTCATATCGATACCATGCAGCTGTCTGTGGAACAGCGGATGATCAAGAGATTCCTAGACATAATGGCCTCTGGCATAGCGCTGGTGGTCCTTTTGCCGTTGCTGGCGTTTATTGGAATCTGTATTAAGGTTACTTCTCCTGGACCAGTCTTATATAGTCAGATTCGGGTTACGCGGGATGGGCGGCGGTTTCCGTTGTATAAATTTCGATCCATGGTGCTGGATGCGGAAAAAGATACTGGTCCAGTTCTGGCCGCAGAGGATGATCAGCGGATTACTAGTTGTGGAAAATGGATACGAGCTTGGCGGTTAGATGAGCTGCCGCAGTTGTTTAATGTGCTAAAGGGAGATATGAGTCTGGTGGGTCCCCGACCAGAACGGCCTTTATTTGTAGATAAGTTTGAGCAGAAAATGCCACATTACCGATATCGAAAAACCGTTAAAGCTGGTATTACCGGTTTGGCACAGGTGCGGGGGAATTACAGCACAACGGTGGAAGATAAATTAAGGTTAGACTTATTGTATATCCGAAATTATTCTTTTTGGCTAGATAGCATGATTATGTTGCAAACCCTGCCTGTTATCATGAATATGGATCGGGCGAAGGGGGTTTCTGGTAAACAGGATTTGCAGAAGGTAGCGACTGAGTATGGGTTTGTTGTTACTGAAAAAGAACCAATGATCCGAATTCGAAAAAGTAGATGA
- a CDS encoding glycosyltransferase, which produces MKKVDILLATYNPNDQYFIQLLKSLDEQSYPNLFLIIRDDSSNSDTFHSISKLVKTHITSFDYRITANQNNLGSNKTFEKLTLDSRGDYVAYCDQDDIWEKDKLTKLVELIEKNKDTVLCYSDLSVIDKDGVQLAESFKAINRRVNHLYGNQLFKYFLRRNCITGCTMLIKSEIAKNAIPFCSQYYIHDHWLALFASSRGRISYLPDPLVQYRLHEKNQIGLSLLNNIDDKDDYYKKKLLTERSKYQWLLEYYKTNPICVHSVQQVLKWTEDRIRFFENKSFRTTFLMISRIKVDPQLILLELFINLLPLSFSRIIIKTIKYRFSAHCK; this is translated from the coding sequence ATGAAAAAAGTCGATATCCTTTTAGCCACCTACAACCCCAATGACCAGTACTTCATTCAATTATTAAAAAGTCTTGATGAACAATCATATCCAAACCTTTTTTTGATTATTCGAGATGATAGTTCTAATTCAGATACCTTTCATTCCATTTCAAAACTTGTGAAAACGCATATCACATCATTCGACTACAGAATTACTGCGAATCAAAACAATTTAGGAAGCAACAAAACTTTCGAGAAATTAACGCTTGATTCCCGTGGAGATTACGTCGCCTATTGCGATCAAGACGACATCTGGGAAAAAGATAAACTCACAAAACTCGTCGAACTTATCGAAAAAAACAAAGATACGGTTTTGTGTTATTCTGATTTGTCTGTCATTGACAAAGATGGCGTTCAACTAGCAGAGAGCTTCAAAGCTATTAACAGAAGGGTTAACCATTTATATGGCAATCAATTATTCAAATACTTCTTAAGACGCAATTGTATTACTGGCTGCACAATGCTTATAAAATCCGAAATAGCAAAAAATGCCATTCCATTCTGTAGCCAATACTATATCCATGATCACTGGCTTGCTTTATTCGCTTCATCTAGAGGAAGGATTTCATACCTTCCAGATCCCTTAGTTCAATACAGACTTCACGAAAAAAACCAAATAGGCCTTTCTCTATTAAATAACATAGATGACAAGGATGACTATTATAAAAAAAAATTGTTAACAGAAAGATCCAAATACCAGTGGCTTCTCGAATACTATAAAACCAACCCCATATGTGTTCATAGCGTTCAACAAGTGCTGAAATGGACAGAAGATCGCATTCGTTTCTTTGAAAACAAGAGTTTCCGAACAACCTTTCTCATGATCAGTAGAATTAAAGTTGATCCTCAGCTCATTTTATTGGAACTATTCATCAATCTGCTTCCACTTTCTTTTTCGCGAATAATTATTAAAACAATCAAGTATCGTTTTTCAGCACATTGTAAATAA
- the rfbC gene encoding dTDP-4-dehydrorhamnose 3,5-epimerase → MNFKMTETPIKDMVVIEPTIFGDERGYFMEVYHEKKFRDMGLEATFVQDNESKSKKGVLRGLHFQAKMPQGKLVRVLSGSVYDVGVDLRKGSPTYGKWHGVVLTSENQKMLYIPEGFAHGFLVLQDAVFTYKCTNFYAPEYDSGIIWNDPTIGIQWPVDSVEEMILSEKDKELNILSEKGSPFYYKNNK, encoded by the coding sequence ATGAACTTCAAAATGACAGAGACACCTATCAAAGATATGGTGGTTATTGAGCCTACAATTTTTGGTGATGAGCGAGGGTATTTCATGGAAGTCTATCATGAAAAGAAATTTCGTGATATGGGTTTGGAAGCAACCTTTGTTCAGGATAATGAATCCAAATCAAAAAAAGGCGTATTACGTGGCCTTCATTTTCAAGCAAAAATGCCCCAAGGGAAGTTAGTTCGGGTTCTATCGGGAAGTGTTTACGATGTAGGCGTGGATCTCCGGAAAGGGTCACCTACTTATGGCAAATGGCATGGTGTAGTGCTCACAAGTGAGAACCAAAAGATGCTATACATACCAGAAGGATTCGCTCATGGTTTTTTGGTGCTTCAAGACGCTGTATTTACATACAAGTGTACCAATTTTTATGCGCCAGAGTATGATAGCGGAATTATTTGGAATGATCCTACTATTGGCATTCAATGGCCCGTTGATTCCGTCGAAGAAATGATACTTTCAGAAAAAGATAAAGAGCTTAATATACTCAGTGAGAAGGGCTCTCCCTTTTATTACAAAAATAATAAATAG
- the rfbD gene encoding dTDP-4-dehydrorhamnose reductase, with product MSTIVTGASGQLGKEVVKQLSDRGCKNVYAFNSHEMDITDYDAVCSIVNKLKPDVVYNCAAHTKVDLCESDRDNAYLTNAIGPRNLALACQIANTEVVHISTDYVFDGKAKEPMREDAPVAPNTVYGKSKLMGEQMLNQFCPQNYIIRTAWLYGDGENFVHTMLSLGSKNKKIKVVEDQIGTPTSVREVAKTMIMLTNSGKYGLYHGTCLGSCSWFEFAKKIFELKGMDIEIEPVTSDTFPRPAKRPAYSVLDNFMLRIQGMDTFQSWEDALREFIKDMK from the coding sequence ATGAGCACTATCGTTACTGGGGCTAGTGGGCAGTTGGGAAAAGAAGTTGTTAAACAATTGTCAGATCGTGGATGTAAAAATGTATATGCTTTTAATTCTCATGAAATGGATATAACAGATTACGATGCTGTTTGTAGCATTGTAAATAAATTAAAACCAGATGTGGTATATAATTGTGCAGCACATACGAAAGTAGATTTATGTGAAAGTGATAGAGACAATGCATATTTGACAAATGCGATAGGACCTAGAAATTTAGCGTTAGCCTGCCAGATTGCAAACACTGAGGTAGTACACATTTCTACGGATTATGTGTTTGACGGGAAAGCAAAAGAACCAATGAGAGAGGATGCACCAGTTGCTCCTAATACTGTGTACGGAAAAAGCAAATTAATGGGAGAACAAATGCTAAATCAGTTTTGTCCCCAAAATTACATTATAAGGACTGCGTGGCTTTATGGTGATGGAGAGAACTTTGTACATACAATGCTAAGTCTAGGCAGTAAAAATAAAAAAATAAAAGTTGTAGAGGATCAAATAGGGACTCCAACCTCCGTAAGAGAGGTAGCTAAGACTATGATTATGTTAACGAACAGCGGAAAATATGGTTTGTATCATGGAACATGTCTGGGGTCATGTAGTTGGTTTGAGTTCGCAAAAAAAATATTTGAATTAAAAGGAATGGACATTGAAATAGAGCCAGTAACATCGGATACTTTCCCAAGACCTGCAAAAAGACCTGCCTACTCAGTACTTGACAACTTTATGTTGAGGATACAAGGAATGGATACTTTTCAGTCTTGGGAAGATGCATTGCGGGAATTTATAAAAGATATGAAATAA
- the cysQ gene encoding 3'(2'),5'-bisphosphate nucleotidase CysQ encodes MNITRELEIAKELAVKAGKCIMEIYDRSYEIEVKDDNSPLTEADQASNDVIVEGINLHFPEHAVLSEESKDDSNRHENDWCWVVDPLDGTKEFIRKNGEFTVNIALAYQHKPVLGVIYVPVQEKLFFACKGKGAYMVVNGNKKPIKVSLATEKLRMVCSRSHPDERNKKMLEEKSHLISDMKSAGSSLKGCLVASGEAEIYYRFGPTMEWDTAAMHCIAEEAGAILRQMDGSDLLYNRKDSLNAKGFYIINREENRFI; translated from the coding sequence ATGAATATAACCCGAGAGTTGGAAATAGCGAAAGAATTAGCAGTAAAAGCTGGAAAATGTATCATGGAAATTTATGATAGAAGCTATGAAATAGAGGTGAAGGATGATAATTCTCCCCTTACAGAAGCGGATCAGGCATCTAATGATGTGATTGTTGAGGGAATTAACCTTCATTTTCCTGAGCATGCTGTACTATCTGAAGAGTCAAAAGATGATTCTAATCGTCATGAAAACGACTGGTGCTGGGTGGTAGATCCTTTGGATGGAACCAAAGAATTTATTCGGAAAAATGGGGAATTTACCGTTAATATAGCGTTGGCCTATCAACACAAACCTGTTTTAGGAGTGATATATGTGCCGGTACAGGAAAAATTGTTTTTTGCCTGTAAGGGAAAAGGGGCATATATGGTGGTGAATGGTAATAAAAAGCCCATAAAGGTGTCTTTGGCAACGGAAAAACTAAGGATGGTATGTAGCCGATCACATCCGGATGAGCGGAATAAAAAGATGTTGGAGGAAAAAAGCCATTTAATTTCTGATATGAAAAGCGCTGGAAGTTCTTTAAAGGGTTGTTTGGTAGCCAGCGGTGAAGCTGAAATTTACTATCGGTTTGGCCCTACAATGGAGTGGGACACGGCGGCAATGCATTGCATAGCAGAAGAGGCGGGTGCAATCCTACGGCAAATGGATGGATCGGACCTTTTATACAATAGAAAAGATTCATTGAATGCAAAGGGATTTTATATTATTAATCGAGAAGAAAATAGGTTTATTTAG
- a CDS encoding SLC13 family permease, with protein MFEPLFTIVVVAVMVWLLVRNTFEPVIIFLGSVVALMTAGVISSQEALVGFSNEGMLTVAILFVVAGAIQQSPFLPGIATRLFGKRATGRRPLLKMMAPITLLSAFLNNTPIVAIFIPIIRNWSTQHNISPSKFLIPLSYVSMFGGILTLIGTSTNLVVSGMLQEFGHEPMGMFEITKVGLPLALLGMLYLLFYGYKHLPDNQDLLDSAKRNFREYLVTFQVETQSRVIGKTIEKAGLRNLKGLYLFEIIRNKQKIYPVSPSEVLQKNDKLVFTGQIETIVQLQAIEGLKLLSSDEEFSDMFKSGEANIVEAVVSPDFPFLNQTIKESNFRSHYNAAIVAVVRQGERINDKIGKITLKPGDTLLILTNHRFAQQWDGAKDFYLISQRENEEILSPAKARIAVGSFLMLIVFASTGLLSTFHASLLALSVLMFTRTISVKNAFKAISWDTLLVIAFSFGIGNALIKTGAADLIAGGLIYGIAPLGPIGALFAVYLVTNFFTAIITNNAAAVLAFPIAYAASVQMDLNPMPFAIAVAIAASSCFATPFGYQTNLMVYGPGGYSFKDFLKIGLPLNILFLIASIILIPIFFSF; from the coding sequence GTGTTCGAACCACTGTTTACCATAGTAGTTGTTGCTGTTATGGTATGGCTTTTAGTGCGAAACACCTTTGAACCAGTAATTATTTTCCTAGGTTCGGTTGTTGCTTTGATGACTGCGGGTGTTATTAGCAGCCAAGAAGCTTTGGTGGGTTTTTCTAATGAAGGAATGCTGACGGTGGCTATTCTCTTTGTAGTAGCGGGTGCGATTCAACAGAGTCCATTTTTGCCAGGAATTGCTACGCGTTTATTTGGGAAACGGGCCACTGGACGACGACCGTTGCTTAAAATGATGGCTCCGATTACATTGTTGTCTGCTTTTCTAAACAACACGCCAATTGTTGCTATATTTATACCGATTATTCGAAACTGGTCAACACAGCACAATATTTCTCCCTCAAAATTTTTAATTCCTCTTTCCTATGTTTCCATGTTTGGGGGCATTTTAACGCTGATAGGAACTTCTACCAATTTGGTTGTGAGTGGAATGCTTCAGGAATTTGGACATGAACCAATGGGAATGTTTGAAATCACAAAAGTAGGATTACCCTTGGCGCTTTTAGGAATGCTGTATTTGCTATTCTATGGATACAAGCATCTGCCGGACAATCAGGACTTGCTGGATTCTGCTAAACGGAATTTTCGGGAATATCTGGTTACCTTTCAGGTGGAAACACAGAGTCGTGTTATTGGCAAAACGATTGAAAAGGCAGGATTAAGAAATTTAAAAGGATTGTATCTTTTCGAAATCATTAGAAATAAACAAAAGATATACCCAGTTTCTCCTTCTGAGGTTCTGCAAAAAAATGATAAGCTTGTATTCACAGGTCAAATAGAAACAATTGTGCAATTACAGGCTATTGAAGGATTGAAATTGCTAAGTAGTGATGAAGAGTTTTCTGACATGTTTAAGAGTGGGGAAGCGAATATTGTGGAGGCCGTGGTGTCTCCTGATTTCCCCTTTTTAAACCAAACGATAAAGGAAAGCAATTTTCGTTCTCACTACAATGCAGCAATAGTAGCAGTGGTTCGTCAGGGGGAGCGAATTAATGACAAAATCGGGAAGATCACGCTAAAACCTGGTGACACATTGCTAATACTTACAAACCATCGGTTTGCTCAGCAGTGGGATGGAGCAAAAGATTTCTATCTTATTAGTCAAAGGGAAAATGAAGAGATTTTATCACCAGCAAAAGCAAGAATTGCGGTAGGTTCTTTTTTAATGTTAATTGTTTTTGCCAGTACTGGATTACTTTCAACTTTTCATGCGTCTTTACTGGCTTTGTCAGTCCTTATGTTTACCAGAACGATCTCTGTTAAGAATGCATTTAAAGCGATCAGTTGGGATACGTTGCTAGTAATAGCTTTCTCCTTTGGAATTGGAAATGCACTGATTAAAACAGGAGCAGCGGATCTGATTGCAGGTGGTCTTATTTATGGGATAGCACCTTTGGGGCCTATTGGTGCGTTGTTTGCAGTGTACTTGGTGACGAATTTTTTCACTGCTATTATTACCAATAATGCAGCAGCTGTACTTGCATTTCCAATAGCCTATGCGGCTTCGGTACAGATGGATTTGAACCCAATGCCTTTTGCGATTGCTGTTGCTATAGCAGCATCGTCTTGTTTTGCAACGCCATTTGGCTATCAAACAAATTTGATGGTTTATGGACCAGGAGGGTACTCCTTTAAGGATTTTTTAAAAATCGGCCTGCCTTTAAATATATTATTTTTAATTGCTTCAATTATTCTGATCCCAATTTTCTTTTCTTTTTAA
- the cysC gene encoding adenylyl-sulfate kinase, whose product MKSLLKFITCGSVDDGKSTLIGHMLYDAKLIFADQEKALEMDSKMGSRDGKIDYSLLLDGLMAEREQGITIDVAYRYFTTEKRSFIVADTPGHEQYTRNMAVGASFADLAVILVDARQGVLSQTKRHARICSLMGIKHLVLAVNKMDLISYNRHRFEEIKEEFLNFAHGLKMESIQVVPVSASEGDNVTRSSENMPWYKEAPLLSYLEEKDVTTQSEMEGFVMPVQRVARPSHEFRGFQGQVESGSIKTGDEVITLPSNEKACVKEIFVADDNVGEAVIGQPVTIQLDREVDVSRGCVLAKDSSPELADMFTATILWMDDMELVAGRNYLIKVGTKILPAMVMDIKSKVDINTGEHIPADHLFKNEMARCDIALSEKMVFDEFDNNKVLGSMILMDRVSNMTSACGVIEHSLRRSTNVVWQDTDVTREIRAEQKNQKPLTLWFTGLSGSGKSTLANEVEKRLVTMGKHTMLLDGDNVRHGLNKNLGFKEVDRIENIRRVSEVSKLMNDAGLIAITSFISPYATDRESAREIIGEGFIEVFVSTPLEECEKRDVKGLYKKARSGDIPEFTGVSSPYEKPEKPDIEVDTSKLSIEEATDYVMDNLLAHLD is encoded by the coding sequence ATGAAAAGTCTACTGAAATTTATTACCTGTGGGTCCGTTGATGATGGAAAATCCACTTTAATTGGTCATATGTTGTATGATGCAAAATTGATTTTTGCAGATCAGGAAAAAGCTTTGGAAATGGATAGCAAGATGGGAAGTCGAGATGGGAAAATCGACTATTCCTTGCTGTTAGATGGTTTAATGGCAGAGCGGGAGCAGGGGATAACCATTGATGTGGCGTACCGATATTTTACGACAGAAAAACGCTCTTTTATAGTAGCAGACACCCCTGGGCATGAACAATATACCCGTAACATGGCTGTAGGGGCTTCATTTGCGGATCTTGCTGTGATTTTGGTGGATGCACGCCAAGGGGTTTTATCACAGACAAAGCGCCACGCAAGGATTTGTTCGTTAATGGGGATTAAGCATCTTGTCTTGGCGGTTAATAAGATGGATCTAATTAGCTACAATAGGCACCGTTTCGAAGAGATAAAGGAAGAATTTTTAAACTTTGCTCACGGGTTGAAGATGGAATCTATTCAAGTAGTGCCAGTTTCAGCATCGGAAGGAGACAATGTTACTAGGTCTTCAGAGAATATGCCTTGGTATAAAGAAGCACCGTTGCTGTCTTATCTGGAGGAAAAAGATGTAACCACGCAATCTGAAATGGAAGGTTTTGTAATGCCGGTACAGAGGGTAGCAAGGCCTAGTCATGAATTTAGAGGATTTCAGGGGCAAGTGGAATCTGGATCCATTAAAACAGGGGATGAAGTGATCACACTGCCTAGCAACGAAAAAGCGTGTGTGAAAGAAATCTTTGTCGCAGATGATAACGTAGGTGAGGCAGTGATTGGGCAGCCTGTTACCATTCAACTGGATCGGGAAGTAGATGTATCCAGGGGGTGTGTGTTGGCAAAGGATTCCTCTCCTGAACTTGCAGATATGTTTACGGCAACGATTCTTTGGATGGATGATATGGAATTGGTAGCAGGAAGAAATTACTTGATAAAAGTAGGGACCAAAATTTTGCCAGCGATGGTCATGGATATCAAGAGCAAAGTGGACATCAATACAGGAGAACACATACCTGCGGATCATTTATTCAAAAATGAAATGGCTCGATGCGATATTGCTTTATCAGAAAAAATGGTTTTTGATGAGTTCGATAATAATAAAGTGTTAGGCAGTATGATTTTGATGGATCGTGTTTCGAATATGACATCTGCATGCGGTGTTATTGAGCATTCCCTTAGAAGGTCTACCAATGTGGTATGGCAGGATACAGATGTTACACGAGAAATACGAGCTGAACAGAAAAATCAAAAGCCTTTGACTTTGTGGTTTACGGGTTTATCAGGATCTGGAAAATCAACATTGGCCAATGAAGTGGAAAAACGGCTGGTAACAATGGGAAAACATACCATGTTATTGGATGGAGATAATGTGCGTCACGGTCTGAATAAAAATCTTGGATTTAAAGAAGTGGATAGGATTGAAAATATTCGACGGGTTTCAGAGGTGTCAAAGTTGATGAATGATGCTGGGTTGATTGCCATTACGTCTTTTATTTCGCCGTATGCAACGGATAGAGAAAGCGCACGAGAGATTATTGGAGAAGGTTTTATAGAGGTTTTTGTCAGTACGCCTTTGGAAGAATGCGAAAAACGGGATGTGAAAGGTCTTTATAAAAAAGCAAGAAGTGGTGACATTCCTGAATTTACTGGTGTATCAAGTCCTTACGAAAAACCAGAAAAACCAGACATAGAAGTGGATACTAGTAAGCTTTCTATAGAGGAGGCTACTGACTATGTGATGGATAACTTATTGGCTCATCTGGACTAA